Proteins co-encoded in one Papaver somniferum cultivar HN1 chromosome 5, ASM357369v1, whole genome shotgun sequence genomic window:
- the LOC113283775 gene encoding regulatory-associated protein of TOR 1-like, which yields MALGDLMASRFSQSSSVVSVSNHLDEFSSLSISNNRSGGGGGEDGEYVRRDSEATASSSGGGGGNAGMNGTTSMAYLSQTIVLCEFRHDAFEACVPSGPSESGLVSKWRPKDRMKTGCVALVLCLNISVDPPDVIKISPCARMECWIDPFAMAAPKALDTIGKSLLAQYERWQPRAKYKLQLDPTVDEVKKLCLACRKHAKGERVLFHYNGHGVPKPTANGEIWLFNKSYTQYIPLPISDLDSWLKTPSIYVFDCSAAGMIVNAFIERQDWNSTSSSGPVSSKDCILLAACEAHETLPQSAEFPADVFTSCLTTPIKMALRWFCSRSLLRDTLDHSLIDRIPGRQNDRKTLLGELNWIFTAVTDTIAWNVLPHDLFQRLFRQDLLVASLFRNFLLAERIMRSANCSPISHPMLPSTHQHHMWDAWDMAAELCLLQLPSLVEEPNAEFQSSPFFTEQLTAFEVWLDHGSENKKPPEQLPIVLQVLLSQCHRFRALVLLGRFLDMGPWAVDLALSVGIFPYVLKLLQTTAVELRQILVFIWTKILALDKSCQVDLVKDGGHEYFIRFLDSMDAYPEQRAMAAFVLAVIVDSHRRGQEACVKADLIHMCLKHLQPTNNTNDAQSEPLLLQWLCLCLGKLWEDFPEAQNIGLRADASSILAALLSEPQPEVRASAVFALGTLLETGSDSFRDSLGGCEDFDEDEKVKAELDIVKSLLNVVSDGSPVVRAEVAVALARFASGHYNSLHSAASAYFNKPLSNSLLGSLPSLANISGQSSGYPSTSQYMPGGTIPSQIGPVLRVGSDHTSVSRDGRVSTSSPIATSGIMHGSPLSDNSSPHSDSGILLNDAASNGVIDYSRSRPFDSGMYSQCVLAMWTLAKDPSPRVAGLGRKILTIIGIPTKTLRFSGSSSVRQSDPPAAAPTPNLAGLARSNSWFDMNSGHIPLTFRTPPVSPPRQNFLTGMRRVCSLEFRPHLLNSPEAGLADPLLSGGSERSLLPQSTIYNWSCGHFSRPLLTGADENDEILGRREERERFALDRIAKCQHSSINKLNNQIASWDTRFETGTKTALLHPFSPVVIAADETERIRIWDYERAALLNSFDNHNFMEKGISKLCLVNELDDSLLLVASSDGNVRMWKDYMTKGSQKLVTAFSSVQGHKPGVRSMNTVVDWQQQSGYLFASGESSPILVWDLDKEQILNSIMSSPESSISALSASQVHGGQFAAGYVDGTVRLFDVRTPEMVVCTTRPHIERVERVVGIGFQPGLDPAKIISASQAGDIQFLDIRKETSAYLSINAHRGSLTALAIHRHAPVIASGSAKQLIKVFSLTGDQLGTIRYYPSLLGQKIGPVSYLTFHPYQSLLAAGSADACVSIYADDTPQAR from the exons ATGGCATTGGGAGATCTAATGGCGTCTAGATTCTCACAATCATCTTCAGTAGTTTCTGTTTCTAATCATTTAGATGAGTTTTCTTCTCTTTCTATTAGTAATAAtcgtagtggtggtggtggaggtgaagATGGTGAATATGTTAGGAGAGATTCTGAAGCAACAGctagtagtagtggtggtggtggtggcaatgccGGTATGAATGGTACCACGAGTATGGCGTATTTGTCGCAGACGATTGTTTTATGCGAGTTTCGACATGATGCATTTGAAGCTTGTGTTCCTTCTGGTCCTTCTGAGAGTGGGTTGGTTTCTAAATGGCGACCGAAAGACCGG ATGAAGACTGGTTGTGTAGCACTGGTGTTATGCTTAAACATTAGTGTTGATCCACCAGATGTAATTAAAATATCTCCTTGTGCAAGAATGGAATGCTGGATAG ATCCATTTGCTATGGCAGCTCCAAAAGCACTTGATACAATCGGTAAATCCTTGCTTGCGCAATATGAAAGATGGCAGCCTAGG GCTAAGTATAAGCTTCAACTAGATCCCACTGTAGATGAAGTGAAGAAACTTTGTCTCGCCTGTCGTAAGCATGCCAAGGGTGAGAGAGTACTCTTTCACTATAACGGCCATGGAGTTCCAAAACCAACTGCTAACGGTGAAATCTGGCTTTTTAATAAG AGCTATACCCAGTACATCCCTTTACCAATTAGCGACTTGGATTCCTGGCTAAAGACACCTTCTATTTATGTGTTCGACTGCTCAGCTGCAGGAATGATTGTCAATGCGTTTATAGAG CGTCAAGATTGGAACTCAACCAGTTCCTCTGGTCCTGTGAGTTCAAAAGATTGTATTCTACTGGCGGCCTGTGAAGCACATGAAACTCTTCCTCAGAGTGCTGAGTTTCCTGCTGATGTGTTCACTTCCTGCTTAACAACGCCAATCAAAATGGCATTAAGATG GTTTTGTTCACGATCATTACTTCGTGATACCCTCGATCACTCTCTAATAGACAGAATTCCTGGTCGTCAAAATGACCGGAAAACACTTCTGGGAGAGTTGAACTGGATTTTTACAGCAGTGACAGACACAATTGCTTGGAATGTCCTCCCACATG ATCTTTTTCAGAGGTTATTCAGGCAAGACTTGTTAGTTGCTAGCCTATTCAGAAACTTCTTACTCGCTGAACGGATAATGCGTTCTGCAAATTGCTCACCAATTTCACATCCTATGTTGCCTTCAACTCATCAGCATCATATGTG GGACGCGTGGGACATGGCTGCTGAACTCTGCCTATTGCAGCTTCCGTCATTGGTTGAAGAACCTAATGCCGAGTTCCAG TCGAGCCCGTTTTTCACTGAACAACTGACGGCTTTTGAGGTGTGGCTTGACCATGGGTCTGAGAATAAAAAACCACCGGAGCAGTTGCCCATCGTCCTTCAG GTTTTACTCAGCCAGTGTCATCGATTTCGGGCGCTGGTCCTTCTTGGCCGATTCCTTGATATGGGACCTTGGGCTGTTGATCTG GCCTTATCTGTTGGAATCTTTCCATATGTACTCAAATTGCTACAAACAACAGCAGTGGAGTTGAGGCAAATTCTTGTATTTATATGGACAAAGATTCTTGCCCTTGACAAG TCATGTCAGGTAGATCTGGTGAAGGATGGGGGGCATGAGTATTTCATTAGGTTTCTAGATAGCATGGATGCATATCCAGAGCAGCGGGCAATGGCTGCATTTGTTCTGGCTGTTATCGTGGATTCTCATAGACGAGGGCAGGAAGCCTGTGTTAAAGCAGATTTGATTCACATGTGCTTGAAACATCTTCAGCCTACAAATAATACAAACGATGCACAGTCAGAGCCCTTACTTCTTCAATGGCTTTGTCTCTGCCTGGGAAAACTGTGGGAGGATTTCCCTGAAGCGCAGAACATTGGTTTGCGTGCAGATGCATCTTCGATTCTTGCAGCACTACTGTCAGAACCCCAGCCCGAG GTCAGGGCATCTGCTGTGTTTGCATTGGGTACCCTTCTTGAAACTGGATCTGACTCATTCAGAGATAGTCTTGGAGGGTGTGAAgattttgatgaagatgaaaaggttAAGGCTGAATTGGATATTGTTAAAAGCCTTCTGAATGTCGTTTCAGATGGAAGTCCCGTGGTTAGGGCTGAGGTAGCTGTAG CTCTTGCACGCTTTGCTTCCGGCCATTATAACAGTTTACACTCAGCTGCTTCTGCATACTTCAATAAACCATTATCCAACTCTCTGCTTGGTTCTTTACCATCATTGGCTAATATTAGTGGTCAAAGTAGTGGCTATCCTAGCACTAGCCAGTACATGCCTGGAGGTACAATTCCTTCTCAAATCGGTCCTGTGTTGAGGGTTGGAAGTGATCATACATCCGTGAGCCGAGATGGGAGGGTCTCCACCAGCAGCCCTATTGCTACTTCGGGAATAATGCATGGCTCTCCATTATCAGATAATTCATCTCCGCATTCTGATTCTGGAATACTGTTAAATGATGCTGCTAGCAATGGGGTTATTGATTATTCAAGGTCACGACCTTTTGATAGCGGAATGTATTCGCAGTGTGTATTGGCTATGTGGACTCTAGCCAAGGATCCATCTCCCCGCGTCGCAGGACTTGGACGTAAAATACTCACGATAATTGGGATTCCTACAAAGACATTGCGTTTTAGTGGTAGTAGCAGTGTCCGTCAGAGTGATCCTCCAGCTGCTGCTCCTACTCCTAACCTTGCTGGACTAGCACGATCAAATTCATGGTTCGACATGAATTCAG GTCATATACCTCTGACATTTAGAACTCCACCTGTTAGTCCCCCTCGACAAAATTTCCTCACCGGGATGCGTAGAGTTTGCTCTTTAGAGTTCAGGCCACATCTGCTGAACTCTCCTGAGGCAGGGCTAGCTGATCCCCTTTTATCTGGTGGATCCGAACGCAGTCTGCTTCCTCAATCTACCATCTACAATTGGAGTTGCGGTCATTTTTCAAGGCCTCTACTTACTGGAGcagatgaaaatgatgaaatatTGGGTCGCAGAGAAGAGAGGGAAAGATTTGCCCTTGATCGCATAGCTAAATGTCAACACTCTT CTATAAACAAGCTTAACAATCAAATAGCTAGCTGGGATACCAGGTTTGAAACGGGTACAAAAACAGCTTTACTGCACCCTTTCTCTCCTGTTGTTATTGCTGCTGATGAGACTGAAAGGATCAG AATATGGGATTATGAGAGAGCTGCCCTTCTCAATAGCTTTGACAACCACAATTTTATGGAGAAAGGAATATCTAAGCTTTGCCTGGTTAACGAGCTTGATGATAGCTTGCTTCTTGTTGCTTCAT CCGACGGAAATGTTCGTATGTGGAAAGACTACATGACAAAGGGTAGCCAGAAGCTTGTAACTGCATTCTCCTCGGTTCAGGGTCATAAGCCTGGTGTCCGAAGCATGAATACTGTTGTTGACTGGCAGCAACAGTCTGGATATCTG TTTGCTTCTGGGGAATCATCTCCCATCCTGGTTTGGGATCTGGATAAAGAGCAGATATTAAATTCTATTATGTCATCACCGGAGAGCAGCATCTCAGCATTG TCCGCTTCTCAAGTTCATGGGGGCCAGTTTGCAGCTGGATACGTTGATGGTACAGTCAGGTTATTTGATGTCCGTACCCCAGAAAT GGTCGTTTGTACAACACGGCCACACATAGAAAGAGTAGAAAGAGTGGTGGGAATTGGATTTCAACCTGGATTAGATCCAGCAAAG ATTATCAGTGCGTCTCAAGCTGGTGACATTCAGTTTCTGGATATTAGAAAAGAAACCAGTGCTTACCTTAGTATTAACGCCCACCGAGGCTCACTCACTGCCTTGGCAATTCATCGGCATGCTCCTGTTATTGCTAGTGGATCGGCCAAGCAACTAATCAAAGTGTTCAGCCTTACAGGAGATCAACTTGGAACTATCCGATACTACCCTTCATTATTAGGCCAGAAGATTGGTCCCGTAAGTTATCTCACCTTCCACCCGTACCAGTCCTTGCTTGCAGCTGGTTCTGCTGATGCTTGTGTTTCCATATATGCGGATGACACTCCCCAAGCAAGATAA
- the LOC113283776 gene encoding TOM1-like protein 6: MSSSSATVGVDKATSDLLIGPDWTMNIDICDSINNHRWQAKDVIKALKKRLQHKNPKVQLLALTLLETMVKNCGDIVHFQIADRNILQEMIKIVRKKMDMHVRDKILVLLDSWQEAFGGAGGKYPQYYWAYEELRRSGVQFPERSRDAAPIHTPPAAPSAPRHSQAGYGMPSDTSQRLDEAMASETENLSMANLYSMRSVQELLSDMLQAVNPTDREAIKDEVIVDLVSQCRSHQKKLMQMLTSTGDEQLLGQGLELNDSLQSVLAKHDAIASGSPLPAEMINNSPSGSPLPAEVTYNNSASPVPTEVRDASPRSNPAATSIASATSSQLEEEEDEDDDFAQLARRRTKASAMSSEISVQSDGAVPPPSTSSPSNALVLTTPPPAVRTSATKEQDIIDLLSITLSTTSVSPHAPQSNTNQTMNQVPYSTTSERSPYGSQVYAENQGKATYSNYVAPWAQPQPQFQQWVAPQPQPWAGQQSQPRPQQWVAQQSQPQAQQWTAQQAQPQSQQTQPWVQHQAQPPQARAQPQQWAEQQAPQHPQQQPQAQAQHQAQPQQPQPQSWAQHQAQPQQQQPQAQAQHQPQPQQPQSQPQQWAQPESQPQPQPWVQQQAQPQAWAQPQSQQWGQQQAQGQAQAWAQRQQQSQPQLQAPRQSFNYPPPPWATATTTTTQVAKLQSHNSFPARGSNGSAISEGHKPFIPSYRLFEDLNVLGSSDGGSTNSPRISGQSMLGGRK; this comes from the exons atgtcTTCTTCGTCAGCTACAGTTGGAGTTGACAAAGCAACAAGTGATCTTCTAATTGGTCCTGATTGGACTATGAACATAGATATCTGTGATTCTATCAATAATCATCGATG GCAAGCTAAAGATGTTATTAAGGCTTTGAAGAAACGTTTGCAACATAAGAATCCGAAAGTTCAGCTTCTCGCGTTAACG CTTTTGGAGACAATGGTTAAGAATTGCGGTGATATCGTGCATTTCCAGATTGCGGATAGGAATATTTTGCAGGAGATGATTAAAATTGTGCGGAAGAAG ATGGATATGCATGTGAGGGATAAGATTTTGGTATTGTTAGATTCTTGGCAAGAAGCGTTCGGTGGAGCTGGTGGGAAGTATCCACAATATTACTGGGCATATGAAGAACTAAGA AGATCTGGTGTTCAATTTCCTGAGCGTTCAAGAGATGCAGCTCCGATACATACACCGCCTGCTGCACCTTCAGCGCCAAGACATTCTCAGGCTGGCTATGGAATGCCAAGTGATACTTCACAGAGACTTGATGAAGCTATGGCATCAGAAACGGAAAACTTAAG TATGGCAAATTTGTATTCCATGCGAAGTGTTCAGGAGCTCCTAAGTGACATGCTACAAGCTGTGAATCCAACTGACCGTGAG GCTATTAAAGATGAAGTGATAGTTGATTTGGTTAGCCAGTGCCGCTCCCACCAGAAAAAGCTTATGCAGATGTTGACTTCGACTGG AGACGAGCAGCTTCTTGGTCAGGGTCTTGAATTGAATGACAGCTTACAGAGTGTGTTAGCGAAGCATGATGCCATAGCATCTGGATCACCTTTGCCTGCTGAGATGATCAATAACTCGCCATCTGGATCACCCTTGCCTGCTGAGGTGACCTATAATAACTCAGCCAGCCCTGTACCAACCGAAGTAAGAGATGCCAGTCCGAGATCAAATCCTGCTGCTACTAGTATTGCATCTGCCACAAGTAGCCAGCTggaagaggaggaggatgagGACGACGATTTTGCACAATTGGCGCGCAG GCGTACAAAGGCAAGTGCTATGTCATCTGAAATTAGTGTCCAGAGTGATGGTGCAGTTCCACCACCCTCAACATCTAGCCCAAGTAATGCATTGGTTCTGACAACGCCACCTCCTGCAGTTAGGACCAGCGCCACAAAAGAACAGGACATAATTGACTTACTGAGCATCACTTTATCTACAACTTCAGTATCACCTCATGCGCCTCAATCAAacacaaatcaaaccatgaaTCAGGTCCCTTACTCCACCACCAGTGAAAGAAGTCCCTATGGCTCGCAGGTTTATGCTGAAAATCAAGGAAAAGCAACTTATAGCAATTACGTAGCACCATGGGCACAGCCCCAACCACAATTTCAACAATGGGTTGCACCACAGCCTCAACCATGGGCTGGACAACAATCTCAACCACGGCCACAGCAATGGGTTGCACAACAATCTCAACCGCAGGCTCAACAGTGGACTGCGCAACAAGCTCAACCACAGTCACAACAAACACAACCATGGGTTCAGCACCAAGCTCAACCACCACAAGCACGAGCGCAGCCACAACAATGGGCTGAACAACAAGCTCCACAACATCCCCAACAACAACCTCAAGCTCAGGCTCAGCACCAAGCTCaaccacaacaaccacaacctcAATCATGGGCTCAGCACCAagctcaaccacaacaacaacagccTCAAGCTCAGGCTCAGCACCAACCTCAACCACAACAACCACAGTCGCAGCCGCAACAATGGGCACAACCAGAATCACAACCTCAGCCACAACCGTGGGTGCAGCAGCAAGCTCAACCACAAGCCTGGGCTCAACCACAATCACAGCAGTGGGGTCAACAGCAAGCTCAAGGACAAGCACAAGCATGGGCTCAACGACAACAGCAATCACAACCACAACTTCAAGCTCCTCGGCAATCTTTCAATTACCCTCCGCCACCATGGGCCACTGCTACTACTACCACGACACAAGTAGCTAAATTGCAGAGCCACAACTCTTTTCCCGCTAGAGGAAGCAATGGATCAGCTATTTCAGAAGGACACAAACCATTTATCCCCTCGTATAGACTGTTTGAAGATCTGAACGTTCTTGGAAGTTCAGATGGAGGTAGCACCAACTCCCCGAGAATATCAGGCCAAAGCATGTTGGGTGGAAGAAAGTAA